The following are encoded together in the Bacillota bacterium genome:
- the atpD gene encoding F0F1 ATP synthase subunit beta: MVGRVVQVMGPVVDVEFPAGQLPDLYTAVRIQDQSEIGKIDLTLEVAQHLGNDTVRCIAMASTDGLVRGMRAVATGRPISVPVGRGTLGRVMNVLGEPIDGKGPIQADEYHPIHRPAPSVSEVKPANQMLETGIKVIDLLAPYARGGKIGLFGGAGVGKTVLIMELIRNIAYEHGGFSVFAGVGERTREGNQLYFEMMEAGVLDKVAMVFGQMNEPPGARLRVGLTALTIAEYFRDREGQDVLVFIDNIFRFTQAGSEVSALLGRMPSAVGYQPTLATEMGQLQERIVTTKNGSITSIQAIYVPADDYTDPAPATTFAHLDATTNLERSIAEKGIYPAVDPLASTSRLLTPEIVGEEHYRVARAVQQVLQRYKELQDIIAILGMDELSEEDKLLVARARKIERFLSQPMFVAEAFTGQPGKYVPVHETVRGFKEILEGKHDDLPEAAFYMVGTIDEAVEKAKRLREEAA; the protein is encoded by the coding sequence ATGGTCGGACGCGTGGTTCAGGTCATGGGTCCGGTGGTCGACGTCGAGTTTCCGGCCGGGCAGTTGCCCGATCTGTACACCGCGGTCCGCATTCAGGATCAATCCGAGATTGGCAAGATCGACCTGACGTTGGAGGTCGCCCAGCACCTGGGCAACGACACGGTGCGCTGCATCGCCATGGCGTCCACGGACGGCCTGGTACGGGGCATGCGGGCGGTCGCGACGGGCCGGCCCATCTCGGTGCCGGTGGGCCGGGGCACGCTGGGCCGCGTCATGAACGTGCTGGGCGAGCCCATCGACGGCAAGGGCCCGATTCAGGCGGACGAGTACCATCCGATTCACCGGCCCGCGCCGTCCGTGTCGGAAGTGAAGCCGGCCAACCAGATGCTGGAGACGGGCATTAAGGTCATCGACTTGCTGGCTCCGTACGCGCGCGGCGGCAAGATCGGGCTGTTCGGCGGTGCCGGCGTCGGCAAGACGGTGCTCATCATGGAGCTGATCCGCAACATCGCCTACGAGCACGGCGGCTTCTCGGTGTTCGCGGGCGTGGGCGAGCGGACGCGCGAAGGGAACCAGCTCTATTTCGAGATGATGGAAGCCGGCGTATTGGACAAGGTCGCCATGGTGTTCGGCCAGATGAACGAGCCGCCCGGCGCCCGCCTGCGCGTCGGTCTGACGGCGCTGACCATCGCCGAGTACTTCCGCGACCGGGAAGGCCAGGACGTGCTGGTCTTCATCGACAACATCTTCCGCTTCACGCAGGCTGGCTCGGAAGTGTCCGCGCTGCTCGGCCGCATGCCCAGCGCCGTCGGGTACCAGCCCACACTGGCTACCGAAATGGGGCAGCTGCAGGAGCGCATCGTGACCACCAAGAACGGGTCCATCACGTCCATTCAGGCCATTTACGTGCCAGCCGACGACTACACCGACCCGGCGCCGGCCACGACCTTCGCGCACCTGGACGCGACGACGAACCTGGAGCGGAGCATCGCCGAGAAGGGCATCTACCCGGCGGTGGACCCGTTGGCGTCCACGTCGCGGCTGTTGACGCCCGAGATCGTGGGCGAGGAGCACTACCGGGTGGCGCGGGCTGTGCAGCAGGTGCTGCAGCGTTACAAGGAGCTGCAAGACATCATCGCCATCCTGGGCATGGACGAACTCTCCGAGGAAGACAAGCTGCTGGTGGCGCGGGCCCGCAAGATCGAGCGGTTCCTGTCCCAGCCCATGTTCGTCGCGGAAGCGTTCACGGGCCAACCGGGCAAGTACGTGCCGGTGCACGAGACGGTGCGCGGCTTCAAGGAGATTCTGGAAGGCAAGCACGACGACTTGCCGGAGGCCGCGTTCTACATGGTGGGCACGATCGACGAAGCGGTGGAGAAGGCCAAGCGCCTGCGGGAGGAGGCCGCGTAA
- the atpC gene encoding F0F1 ATP synthase subunit epsilon (produces ATP from ADP in the presence of a proton gradient across the membrane; the epsilon subunit is part of the catalytic core of the ATP synthase complex) produces the protein MLRLEVVTPYRQVLSTEVESVILPTTDGYLGIMTNHAPLVAGLSIGVVYYGKAGKEKERMAVSGGFVEVSDNKVTILADTAELSGEIDVLRAKEAKRRAEQRLRQRQANIDFVRAELALQRALARLRAAGVE, from the coding sequence GTGCTCCGGCTCGAAGTCGTCACGCCTTACCGCCAGGTGCTCAGCACGGAAGTGGAGTCGGTCATCCTGCCGACCACCGACGGGTATCTGGGCATCATGACCAACCATGCGCCGCTGGTGGCCGGGCTAAGCATCGGCGTGGTCTACTACGGCAAGGCGGGGAAGGAAAAGGAGCGCATGGCGGTGAGCGGCGGCTTCGTCGAGGTGTCGGACAACAAGGTGACGATTTTGGCCGACACGGCGGAGCTGTCGGGAGAAATCGACGTGCTGCGGGCGAAAGAGGCCAAGCGGCGGGCCGAGCAGCGGCTGCGCCAGCGGCAGGCCAACATCGACTTCGTCCGGGCCGAGCTGGCGCTGCAGCGGGCCTTGGCTCGCCTGCGGGCCGCGGGCGTGGAGTAG
- the spoIIID gene encoding sporulation transcriptional regulator SpoIIID — protein sequence MRDYIRKRVVDVSHYIVESKATVRQAAAVFGVSKSTVHKDVTERLPRVSKDLARKVKRILDLNKAERHIRGGEATRRKYRRDGQRAS from the coding sequence ATGCGGGACTACATCCGGAAACGGGTGGTCGACGTCAGCCACTACATCGTCGAGTCCAAAGCGACGGTGCGTCAGGCCGCCGCCGTTTTCGGCGTGAGCAAGAGCACGGTGCACAAAGACGTCACGGAGCGGCTTCCTCGCGTCAGCAAGGACCTGGCCCGCAAGGTGAAGCGCATCCTCGATCTGAACAAGGCGGAGCGCCACATCCGCGGCGGCGAGGCCACGCGGCGCAAGTACCGGCGCGACGGCCAGCGCGCCTCGTAA
- a CDS encoding rod shape-determining protein — protein MFGRDIGIDLGTANVLIFVRGKGIVLREPSVVAVEKETNRLLAVGEEARRMIGRTPDSIIAVRPLKDGVIADYTMTELMLKHFIRKVCGRRPVFRPQIAVCVPSGVTSVEQRAVIEACQEAGAKKVVLVSEPMAAAVGAGIDVSQPRGHLVVDIGGGTTDIAVISLGDEVISDSLRVGGDKFDEAIIRYVRREHKLFIGERTAEEIKVQIGCAFAPDESLTMEVRGRDTLSGLPKSIRLSAAEVYEALQEPVQAIINLIRSVLEKTPPELAGDIMQDGMVLTGGGALLKGLPELIRLETRVPVVVADEPETCVARGTGKVLEYINKLPGDGRSFRVS, from the coding sequence TTGTTCGGGCGTGATATAGGGATCGACTTGGGCACGGCCAACGTGCTCATTTTCGTGCGCGGGAAGGGCATCGTTCTCCGCGAGCCGTCGGTCGTCGCCGTGGAGAAGGAAACCAACCGGCTGCTGGCGGTGGGCGAAGAGGCCCGGCGCATGATCGGGCGCACCCCCGACAGCATCATCGCGGTTCGGCCTCTAAAAGACGGCGTTATCGCCGACTACACCATGACCGAGCTCATGCTGAAACATTTCATCCGCAAAGTCTGCGGCCGCCGGCCCGTTTTCCGTCCGCAAATCGCCGTGTGCGTGCCGTCGGGCGTCACCAGCGTCGAGCAGCGGGCCGTCATCGAGGCGTGCCAGGAAGCGGGCGCCAAGAAGGTCGTCCTCGTCTCCGAGCCCATGGCCGCGGCCGTCGGGGCGGGTATCGACGTATCGCAGCCGCGCGGCCATTTGGTCGTGGACATTGGCGGGGGCACGACGGATATTGCGGTCATTTCGCTGGGCGACGAGGTTATCTCCGACAGCTTGCGCGTCGGCGGCGACAAGTTCGACGAGGCCATCATCCGCTACGTGCGCCGCGAGCACAAGCTGTTCATCGGCGAGCGCACGGCGGAAGAGATAAAGGTCCAAATCGGGTGCGCGTTTGCGCCCGACGAATCGCTGACCATGGAAGTGCGCGGGCGCGACACCCTCTCGGGCTTGCCCAAATCCATCCGGCTGTCGGCCGCCGAGGTGTACGAGGCGCTGCAGGAGCCGGTCCAGGCCATCATCAACCTCATTCGCTCCGTGCTGGAGAAAACGCCGCCGGAGCTCGCCGGCGACATCATGCAGGACGGCATGGTGCTCACCGGCGGCGGCGCCTTGCTGAAAGGGCTGCCCGAGCTCATCCGGCTCGAGACGCGCGTGCCGGTCGTCGTGGCCGACGAGCCGGAAACGTGCGTGGCCCGGGGCACGGGCAAAGTGCTGGAATACATCAACAAGCTGCCCGGCGACGGCAGGAGCTTCCGCGTCTCCTAA
- the flgF gene encoding flagellar basal-body rod protein FlgF — MLRGLYTGASGMLAQEVRADVLANNLANANTVGFKREAVLQRAFPEMLLRRVFDPVAPGGGTSGTFFAGDGLYDPRPVIGRLGTGAYVDGTWTVHEQGPLRFTGNDLDVALEGDGFFAVQTAAGVRYTRDGRFVLDGAGRLVTLAGWPVLGVDGEPIVVGGGTAAIDEQGRVWVDGAVVGQLAVWAFPQPQWLQREGEGLWAPTEAAGQPVPGNATVHAGYVEDANVNVVTTMVELIEAYRSYEANSKVIQAYDETLGRVVNDLGRV; from the coding sequence ATGCTGCGGGGCCTGTATACCGGCGCGTCGGGTATGCTGGCGCAGGAGGTGCGCGCCGACGTGCTGGCCAACAACCTGGCCAATGCCAACACGGTCGGCTTCAAGCGCGAGGCGGTGTTGCAGCGGGCGTTCCCGGAGATGCTGCTCCGCCGCGTGTTTGATCCGGTCGCGCCGGGCGGCGGAACGAGCGGCACGTTTTTCGCCGGCGACGGCTTGTACGACCCGCGGCCCGTCATCGGCCGGCTCGGCACCGGCGCCTACGTCGACGGCACGTGGACGGTCCACGAACAGGGGCCGCTGCGCTTTACCGGCAACGATCTCGACGTCGCGCTGGAAGGCGACGGCTTTTTCGCGGTGCAGACCGCGGCGGGCGTGCGCTACACGCGCGACGGGCGGTTTGTGCTGGATGGGGCCGGGCGCCTGGTCACCTTGGCGGGCTGGCCGGTGCTGGGCGTGGACGGCGAGCCCATCGTCGTCGGCGGCGGGACCGCGGCCATCGACGAGCAAGGGCGGGTGTGGGTCGATGGCGCCGTCGTGGGTCAGTTGGCCGTGTGGGCGTTCCCCCAGCCGCAGTGGCTGCAGCGGGAAGGCGAAGGCTTGTGGGCGCCTACGGAGGCGGCTGGCCAGCCGGTGCCCGGAAACGCCACGGTGCACGCCGGATACGTGGAGGACGCCAACGTCAACGTCGTGACCACCATGGTGGAGCTCATCGAGGCGTACCGCTCGTACGAGGCCAATTCAAAAGTGATTCAGGCGTACGACGAGACGCTGGGCCGGGTCGTCAACGACCTGGGCCGGGTGTAG
- the flgG gene encoding flagellar basal-body rod protein FlgG has product MMRSLWTAASGMTAQQFNIDTISNNLANVNTTGYKKSRVDFQDLLYQTTRFAGTPVTQGAQVPTGIQIGHGVRPVATQKIFTTGTFKQTDNPLDLAIEGEGFFQVLLPDGTVAYTRDGAFKQDGDGRIVTSDGFVLEPEIIIPEEAVDIIVGTDGTVSVILTGDDEPQTIGMIELVRFVNPAGLRSIGRNLFVATAASGPPMVGTPGLDGFGIVAQSYLEMSNVQVVEEMVNLIIAQRAYESNSKAIQAADDMLQTANNLRR; this is encoded by the coding sequence ATGATGCGTTCGTTGTGGACGGCGGCCTCGGGCATGACCGCCCAGCAGTTCAACATCGACACGATCTCCAACAATCTGGCCAACGTCAACACGACGGGCTACAAGAAGAGCCGGGTCGACTTCCAGGACTTGCTGTACCAGACCACCCGCTTCGCGGGCACGCCCGTCACCCAGGGCGCGCAAGTGCCGACGGGCATTCAGATCGGCCACGGCGTCCGGCCCGTCGCCACGCAGAAAATCTTCACGACCGGCACCTTCAAGCAGACGGACAACCCGCTGGACTTGGCCATCGAAGGCGAGGGCTTCTTCCAGGTGCTCCTGCCCGACGGCACCGTGGCCTACACCCGCGACGGCGCCTTCAAGCAGGACGGCGACGGCCGCATCGTAACGTCCGACGGCTTCGTCCTGGAGCCTGAAATTATCATTCCGGAGGAAGCCGTGGACATCATCGTCGGCACCGACGGCACGGTGTCCGTCATTCTTACCGGCGACGACGAGCCGCAGACCATCGGCATGATCGAGCTGGTGCGCTTCGTCAACCCCGCCGGCCTGCGCAGCATCGGTCGCAACTTGTTCGTCGCGACCGCGGCGTCGGGGCCGCCGATGGTGGGCACGCCGGGGCTGGACGGCTTCGGCATCGTGGCGCAGAGCTACCTGGAGATGTCCAACGTCCAGGTCGTCGAAGAGATGGTCAACCTCATCATCGCCCAGCGTGCTTACGAATCGAACAGCAAGGCCATCCAGGCGGCCGACGACATGCTCCAGACGGCCAACAACCTGCGCCGGTAA
- the flgA gene encoding flagella basal body P-ring formation protein FlgA: protein MWRGLRLLAIASLLAAAAAATAFAAPLAVVRLPAHAAVTGPDILLGEIAVIESDDEELAQKLAQLSVGRAAIPGQSREVTVATVRVRMRQQSLPEKQIVIESETGAVAVATRSRTVAGAALAAVAEAAVLANGVPAGAGVDPAWAQADIVLTCSDPGPVTVADGELELAASRLIGSPPGPVVVSVDVLVNGALSRTVMLRCDTAVALDVLVTTAMVQRHEALGAGNVAVERREFTILPRQLLTPEALFGDGAAGLRATRSLPAGTVLTQAMVETMPVVLKGAPVQIVAEGANFFIAAPGVALEDGRPGDIIQVRNETSGQIIRARVAAADRVEVVF, encoded by the coding sequence ATGTGGCGCGGGCTGAGGCTGCTGGCCATCGCGTCGTTGCTGGCGGCGGCCGCGGCGGCGACCGCGTTCGCCGCGCCGCTGGCCGTCGTCCGCTTGCCCGCGCACGCGGCCGTGACGGGTCCCGACATTTTGCTCGGCGAGATCGCCGTCATCGAGTCGGACGACGAAGAACTGGCGCAAAAGCTGGCGCAGCTGTCGGTGGGACGAGCCGCCATCCCCGGCCAGAGCCGGGAGGTGACGGTGGCGACGGTCCGCGTGCGCATGCGGCAGCAGTCGCTGCCGGAAAAGCAAATCGTCATCGAGTCGGAGACGGGCGCGGTGGCGGTCGCGACGCGGTCGCGCACGGTGGCGGGGGCCGCGCTGGCGGCGGTCGCGGAGGCGGCCGTTTTGGCCAACGGCGTGCCGGCGGGGGCCGGCGTCGATCCCGCCTGGGCGCAGGCCGACATCGTGCTGACGTGTAGCGACCCCGGGCCGGTGACGGTGGCCGACGGCGAGCTGGAGCTGGCGGCGTCGCGCCTCATCGGCTCGCCTCCGGGGCCGGTGGTGGTCTCGGTGGATGTGCTGGTGAACGGCGCCTTGAGCCGCACCGTCATGCTGCGCTGCGACACGGCGGTGGCCTTGGACGTGCTGGTGACGACGGCTATGGTGCAGCGGCATGAGGCGTTGGGCGCAGGCAACGTGGCCGTGGAGCGGCGCGAGTTCACGATTCTGCCCCGGCAGCTGCTGACGCCGGAGGCGCTGTTCGGCGACGGCGCGGCCGGCCTGCGGGCGACGCGCTCGCTGCCGGCGGGCACGGTGTTGACGCAGGCCATGGTGGAAACGATGCCGGTGGTGTTGAAAGGCGCCCCGGTGCAAATCGTGGCGGAAGGCGCGAACTTTTTCATCGCCGCGCCGGGCGTGGCGCTGGAGGACGGCCGCCCGGGCGACATCATCCAAGTGCGCAACGAAACGTCGGGGCAGATCATCCGGGCGCGGGTAGCCGCGGCCGATCGGGTGGAAGTGGTGTTCTGA
- a CDS encoding flagellar biosynthesis protein FlgH — protein MRSWVRRAACLAVLLALGAGLALPAAANGGSLWRDGDSLFSDRKARRVGDLVTIIIVERAQATQTASTQTGREGALQVGPISLADLLPVIPPISGSASDKSNSSGSTTRGGSVNARMTAKVVEVLPNGNLVIEGRQTIVINGEEQVIVVSGIVRPQDIEPDNTVLSTYIADATIVYNGTGPIGDAQEPGLLTRLLNWLF, from the coding sequence ATGCGAAGCTGGGTACGGCGTGCGGCATGTCTCGCGGTGCTGCTGGCCCTGGGGGCGGGGCTGGCGCTGCCGGCGGCGGCCAACGGCGGTTCGCTGTGGCGCGACGGCGACAGCCTGTTCAGCGACCGCAAGGCGCGCCGGGTCGGCGATTTGGTGACGATCATCATCGTGGAGCGGGCCCAGGCGACCCAAACGGCCTCGACGCAAACCGGCAGGGAAGGGGCGCTACAGGTGGGCCCCATTTCGCTGGCGGACCTGTTGCCGGTCATTCCGCCCATCAGCGGCAGCGCGAGCGACAAGAGCAACAGCTCGGGCAGCACCACCCGGGGCGGGTCCGTCAACGCCCGCATGACGGCCAAGGTGGTGGAAGTGCTGCCCAACGGCAACCTGGTCATCGAGGGGCGGCAGACCATCGTCATCAACGGCGAGGAGCAAGTGATCGTCGTCAGCGGCATCGTGCGCCCGCAGGACATCGAGCCGGACAACACGGTGCTTTCCACGTACATCGCGGACGCGACCATCGTCTACAACGGCACCGGCCCCATCGGCGACGCGCAGGAGCCGGGCCTGTTGACCCGCTTGCTCAACTGGCTATTCTAA
- the flgI gene encoding flagellar biosynthesis protein FlgA (part of the basal body which consists of four rings L, P, S, and M mounted on a central rod; Bradyrhizobium has one thick flagellum and several thin flagella; the Bradyrhizobium protein in this cluster is associated with the thin flagella), whose amino-acid sequence MKRPIVAWILTALLLFAPAGAALAQSAAQQPTVRIKDIARFDGVRENQLYGLGLVVGLEGTGDGRSSQANVQMVANMLERFGITVNRDELRLRNVAAVMVTADLPAFARPGDRIDVTVSSIGDARSLQGGFLLQTPLQGADGQVYAVAQGPVSIGGFNVRAGGAAVQQNHTVVGMVPNGAIVERSVPTTVLRGDMLTLVLHQPDFTTAARLAAAINNVFTPDTARAVDRGAVEVRVPAVFLDNPVEFMALVEEIEVTPDAPARVVVNERTGTVVIGHQVRIATVAVSHGGLTVRIESEPRFGVVPPAGEDGQPMPVIVETTRIDVKQDSGAVLIQGGASVEDVVRALNAIGASPRDIIAILQAIKAAGALYGELEIL is encoded by the coding sequence GTGAAACGGCCCATCGTCGCATGGATCTTGACCGCACTGCTTCTCTTCGCGCCGGCCGGCGCCGCATTGGCCCAGTCCGCGGCCCAGCAGCCGACGGTGCGCATCAAAGATATCGCCCGGTTCGACGGCGTGCGCGAAAACCAGCTGTACGGCCTGGGGCTCGTGGTGGGCCTGGAGGGCACGGGCGACGGCCGCAGCAGCCAGGCCAACGTGCAGATGGTGGCCAACATGCTGGAGCGGTTCGGCATCACCGTCAACCGCGACGAGCTGCGGCTGCGCAACGTGGCGGCGGTGATGGTGACGGCCGATTTGCCCGCCTTCGCGCGTCCGGGCGATCGCATCGACGTCACGGTGTCGTCCATCGGCGACGCCCGCAGCCTGCAGGGTGGGTTCCTCCTGCAGACGCCTTTGCAGGGAGCCGACGGGCAAGTGTACGCGGTGGCGCAAGGCCCGGTGTCCATCGGCGGCTTTAACGTCCGGGCCGGCGGTGCCGCGGTCCAGCAGAACCATACCGTCGTCGGGATGGTGCCCAACGGCGCCATCGTGGAGCGTTCGGTGCCGACCACGGTGCTGCGGGGCGACATGCTGACCCTCGTCCTGCACCAGCCCGACTTCACCACCGCGGCGCGGTTGGCCGCGGCCATCAACAACGTATTCACGCCGGATACGGCCCGCGCCGTGGACCGCGGCGCGGTGGAGGTGCGCGTGCCGGCCGTCTTCCTTGACAACCCGGTGGAGTTCATGGCGCTGGTGGAGGAAATCGAAGTGACTCCGGACGCGCCGGCTCGGGTCGTGGTCAACGAGCGGACCGGCACCGTCGTCATCGGCCATCAAGTCCGGATCGCCACGGTGGCCGTCTCCCACGGCGGCTTGACGGTGCGCATCGAAAGCGAGCCGCGTTTCGGCGTCGTTCCGCCCGCCGGCGAGGACGGACAGCCGATGCCGGTCATCGTCGAGACTACCCGCATCGACGTCAAGCAGGACAGCGGCGCGGTGCTCATCCAGGGCGGCGCCAGCGTGGAGGACGTGGTGCGGGCGCTGAACGCGATCGGCGCGTCGCCGCGGGACATCATCGCGATTCTGCAGGCCATCAAGGCGGCAGGAGCCCTTTACGGCGAGCTGGAAATTCTGTAA